One genomic window of Cololabis saira isolate AMF1-May2022 chromosome 3, fColSai1.1, whole genome shotgun sequence includes the following:
- the si:dkeyp-69b9.3 gene encoding myocardin isoform X1, which translates to MTLVASEKSLLIRNKFRSVLQLRIQNRRLREINADSGLKSTCPPQRAQKDQSQAQSLTDDSSTQKLPPGGPNSETAQERTACGAQRQMKACQVQDLTERIQRPPAPTALQHEHKLPLESCSASFPADVFEDDISPSSSPTEHHGAHQSPAIPSLSGLPAEQSLSDCPAVGLTLNHSPSHVQSGLTLLSATVGIRKPMSVRLGESNTMATTGRPNGVYLTSQTTPLLPKTARPPSPSNSSSLPPSLNFNHLPRSRKPRDTKPKMRKLKYHQYIPPDQKGGSGTGVGGAKQKGSAPTQPLDPAYSQHLKQQQVFLQLQILQNQQQQQQQQQLQPQQQLTVVPSGDQNDPVKSSGAMPLNLQPVPATTNHTPIDINPASKPELLPANLVDLTVSELRQQLRKRGLPVSGTKPALLQRLRPFQLQHACLSPAPLCQLGTSLEPLLPCPPLLPSPSPGSSSSSGLDSPSSSPNQQLYIQDGGIPNGILSDAPNRVPNGALNTIPNAFTNAASVSLAGEQCCLTSSLLLAPASTASGTPSPSLPMSSSSPLQCGTPWRSEREQHQQQRQELSVELQMRERIRSRPRDRSVHTSNESCEGSLHPFLQQDPGCSRGKSETNAQAEVFCCQPCDVIGHDFELPVEITASPVQTLPGIRSLEEELQEAIQKAQMDLRQSIDDILDEPITCEGSVSVSDHKSTAHSPSDTYASPQSEQSQVSQHHCKDENFLHSPLCSSLLLELPPSPAVISPNQVVPAPLLSPPPICTSPLSSSGKSRKRRAPTPFDAADWLESLTSGFRPLTPPKAPFVESDFSLDSDLNVNRVLDLLIEQW; encoded by the exons ATGACCTTGGTGgcttctgagaagtcacttctCATCCGGAACAAGTTCCGCTCAG tCCTGCAATTGAGGATTCAAAACCGAAGGCTGAGAGAAATCAATGCAGACTCAG GGTTGAAATCCACCTGCCCCCCTCAGAGAGCACAGAAAGACCAGAGTCAAGCTCAG AGTCTAACCGATGACAGCTCCACTCAGAAGTTGCCCCCTGGTGGCCCAAACTCTGAAACTGCACAAG AGAGGACTGCATGTGGGGCCCAGAGGCAAATGAAGGCTTGCCAGGTGCAGGACCTGACCGAGAGGATCCAACGTCCGCCTGCTCCTACAGCGCTGCAGCATGAACACAAGCTGCCTCTGGAGAGCT gttCTGCCTCTTTCCCCGCTGATGTCTTCGAAGATGACATCTCCCCCTCCAGCTCCCCCACTGAGCATCATGGCGCACACCAATCTCCAGCCATTCCCTCTCTGTCAGGACTCCCAGCTGAGCAGTCGCTAAGTGACTGCCCAGCTGTGGGCCTGACCCTTAATCATAGTCCCAGtcatgtgcag TCTGGTTTGACGTTGCTCTCAGCAACTGTGGGCATCAGAAAACCAATGAGTGTGAGACTGGGTGAATCGAACACCATGGCAACAACCGGGAGACCAAACGGGGTGTATCTGACCTCTCAGACCACACCCCTACTGCCGAAG ACAGCTCGGCCTCCCAGCCCCTCCAACTCCTCATCTCTGCCACCCTCCCTAAACTTCAATCACCTTCCCCGCTCGCGGAAACCGCGGGATACCAAACCCAAAATGAGGAAACTCAAGTATCACCAGTACattcctccagaccagaaagGAGGGTCTGGGACTGGAG TAGGAGGAGCCAAACAGAAGGGCTCTGCTCCTACCCAGCCTTTGGACCCAGCCTATTCCCAACACCTGAAACAGCAGCAGGTCTTTCTGCAGCTTCAAATCCTGCAAaaccaacagcagcagcagcagcagcagcaactacAGCCACAACAACAGCTTACTGTCGTACCAAG tgGAGATCAGAATGATCCTGTGAAGTCTTCTGGAGCCATGCCACTGAATCTGCAGCCTGTTCCTGCTACAACAAACCACACGCCAATCGATATTAATCCTGCCTCCAAACCTGAGCTTCTTCCTGCAAATCTCGTTGATTTAACA GTGTCAGAGTTGCGGCAGCAGCTGCGTAAGCGTGGCCTCCCTGTCTCTGGCACCAAGCCTGCGTTGTTGCAGCGTCTTCGTCCCTTCCAGCTTCAACATGCTTGCCTTAGCCCCGCTCCCCTTTGTCAGCTGGGTACCAGCCTGGAGCCCCTTCTTCCCTGTCCTCCACTGCTACCCAGTCCGAGCCCCGGCTCAAGCTCCAGCTCTGGACTAGACTCACCCAGCAGCAGCCCGAACCAACAGCTGTACATCCAAGATGGGGGAATTCCTAATGGGATTCTCAGTGACGCTCCAAACAGAGTTCCAAATGGAGCTCTGAACACCATCCCAAATGCATTTACAAATGCTGCGTCAGTTAGTTTGGCAGGTGAACAGTGTTGTCTCACCAGCAGCCTCCTCTTGGCTCCTGCCAGCACCGCCTCAGGAACTCCAAGTCCCAGTTTACCCATGTCGTCTTCCTCGCCACTGCAGTGTGGGACTCCCTGGAGAAGTGAGCGCGAGCAGCACCAGCAACAGCGGCAAGAGCTGAGTGTGGAGCTGCAGATGAGGGAAAGGATTAGGAGCAGGCCAAGGGACCGCTCCGTGCACACCAGCAACGAG TCCTGCGAGGGATCTCTTCATCCATTCCTGCAACAGGATCCAGGATGCTCCAGAGGGAAGTCAGAAACAAATGCCCAAGCAGAG GTGTTTTGCTGCCAGCCTTGTGATGTGATTGGCCATGACTTTGAGCTGCCTGTAGAGATTACAGCCAGTCCTGTTCAGACTCTACCTGGCATTCGCAGCTTGGAGGAAGAGCTGCAGGAGGCTATCCAGAAAGCACAG ATGGATCTTCGACAGTCTATCGATGACATCTTAGATGAGCCTATTACTTGTGAGG GCTCTGTCAGTGTCTCTGATCATAAATCCACTGCCCACTCACCCTCCGATACTTATGCTTCCCCTCAAAGTGAACAATCCCAGGTTTCCCAGCATCACTGCAAGGATGAAAACTTCCTGCACTCACCTCTTTGCTCCTCTCTTTTGCTGGAGCTCCCCCCATCTCCTGCTGTCATAAGCCCAAATCAGGTTGTGCCAGCTCCCCTTCTTTCCCCACCCCCAATCTGCACCTCCCCTCTATCATCTAGTGGGAAGTCACGGAAACGACGGGCACCGACACCATTTGACGCTGCTGATTGGCTCGAGTCACTGACGTCCGGCTTCCGCCCTCTTACGCCGCCAAAAGCTCCCTTTGTTGAATCCGATTTCAGTCTGGATTCAGACCTGAATGTGAATCGAGTGTTAGATCTTTTAATAGAGCAGTGGTGA
- the si:dkeyp-69b9.3 gene encoding myocardin isoform X2: MTLVASEKSLLIRNKFRSVLQLRIQNRRLREINADSGLKSTCPPQRAQKDQSQAQSLTDDSSTQKLPPGGPNSETAQERTACGAQRQMKACQVQDLTERIQRPPAPTALQHEHKLPLESCSASFPADVFEDDISPSSSPTEHHGAHQSPAIPSLSGLPAEQSLSDCPAVGLTLNHSPSHVQSGLTLLSATVGIRKPMSVRLGESNTMATTGRPNGVYLTSQTTPLLPKTARPPSPSNSSSLPPSLNFNHLPRSRKPRDTKPKMRKLKYHQYIPPDQKGGSGTGGGAKQKGSAPTQPLDPAYSQHLKQQQVFLQLQILQNQQQQQQQQQLQPQQQLTVVPSGDQNDPVKSSGAMPLNLQPVPATTNHTPIDINPASKPELLPANLVDLTVSELRQQLRKRGLPVSGTKPALLQRLRPFQLQHACLSPAPLCQLGTSLEPLLPCPPLLPSPSPGSSSSSGLDSPSSSPNQQLYIQDGGIPNGILSDAPNRVPNGALNTIPNAFTNAASVSLAGEQCCLTSSLLLAPASTASGTPSPSLPMSSSSPLQCGTPWRSEREQHQQQRQELSVELQMRERIRSRPRDRSVHTSNESCEGSLHPFLQQDPGCSRGKSETNAQAEVFCCQPCDVIGHDFELPVEITASPVQTLPGIRSLEEELQEAIQKAQMDLRQSIDDILDEPITCEGSVSVSDHKSTAHSPSDTYASPQSEQSQVSQHHCKDENFLHSPLCSSLLLELPPSPAVISPNQVVPAPLLSPPPICTSPLSSSGKSRKRRAPTPFDAADWLESLTSGFRPLTPPKAPFVESDFSLDSDLNVNRVLDLLIEQW, translated from the exons ATGACCTTGGTGgcttctgagaagtcacttctCATCCGGAACAAGTTCCGCTCAG tCCTGCAATTGAGGATTCAAAACCGAAGGCTGAGAGAAATCAATGCAGACTCAG GGTTGAAATCCACCTGCCCCCCTCAGAGAGCACAGAAAGACCAGAGTCAAGCTCAG AGTCTAACCGATGACAGCTCCACTCAGAAGTTGCCCCCTGGTGGCCCAAACTCTGAAACTGCACAAG AGAGGACTGCATGTGGGGCCCAGAGGCAAATGAAGGCTTGCCAGGTGCAGGACCTGACCGAGAGGATCCAACGTCCGCCTGCTCCTACAGCGCTGCAGCATGAACACAAGCTGCCTCTGGAGAGCT gttCTGCCTCTTTCCCCGCTGATGTCTTCGAAGATGACATCTCCCCCTCCAGCTCCCCCACTGAGCATCATGGCGCACACCAATCTCCAGCCATTCCCTCTCTGTCAGGACTCCCAGCTGAGCAGTCGCTAAGTGACTGCCCAGCTGTGGGCCTGACCCTTAATCATAGTCCCAGtcatgtgcag TCTGGTTTGACGTTGCTCTCAGCAACTGTGGGCATCAGAAAACCAATGAGTGTGAGACTGGGTGAATCGAACACCATGGCAACAACCGGGAGACCAAACGGGGTGTATCTGACCTCTCAGACCACACCCCTACTGCCGAAG ACAGCTCGGCCTCCCAGCCCCTCCAACTCCTCATCTCTGCCACCCTCCCTAAACTTCAATCACCTTCCCCGCTCGCGGAAACCGCGGGATACCAAACCCAAAATGAGGAAACTCAAGTATCACCAGTACattcctccagaccagaaagGAGGGTCTGGGACTGGAG GAGGAGCCAAACAGAAGGGCTCTGCTCCTACCCAGCCTTTGGACCCAGCCTATTCCCAACACCTGAAACAGCAGCAGGTCTTTCTGCAGCTTCAAATCCTGCAAaaccaacagcagcagcagcagcagcagcaactacAGCCACAACAACAGCTTACTGTCGTACCAAG tgGAGATCAGAATGATCCTGTGAAGTCTTCTGGAGCCATGCCACTGAATCTGCAGCCTGTTCCTGCTACAACAAACCACACGCCAATCGATATTAATCCTGCCTCCAAACCTGAGCTTCTTCCTGCAAATCTCGTTGATTTAACA GTGTCAGAGTTGCGGCAGCAGCTGCGTAAGCGTGGCCTCCCTGTCTCTGGCACCAAGCCTGCGTTGTTGCAGCGTCTTCGTCCCTTCCAGCTTCAACATGCTTGCCTTAGCCCCGCTCCCCTTTGTCAGCTGGGTACCAGCCTGGAGCCCCTTCTTCCCTGTCCTCCACTGCTACCCAGTCCGAGCCCCGGCTCAAGCTCCAGCTCTGGACTAGACTCACCCAGCAGCAGCCCGAACCAACAGCTGTACATCCAAGATGGGGGAATTCCTAATGGGATTCTCAGTGACGCTCCAAACAGAGTTCCAAATGGAGCTCTGAACACCATCCCAAATGCATTTACAAATGCTGCGTCAGTTAGTTTGGCAGGTGAACAGTGTTGTCTCACCAGCAGCCTCCTCTTGGCTCCTGCCAGCACCGCCTCAGGAACTCCAAGTCCCAGTTTACCCATGTCGTCTTCCTCGCCACTGCAGTGTGGGACTCCCTGGAGAAGTGAGCGCGAGCAGCACCAGCAACAGCGGCAAGAGCTGAGTGTGGAGCTGCAGATGAGGGAAAGGATTAGGAGCAGGCCAAGGGACCGCTCCGTGCACACCAGCAACGAG TCCTGCGAGGGATCTCTTCATCCATTCCTGCAACAGGATCCAGGATGCTCCAGAGGGAAGTCAGAAACAAATGCCCAAGCAGAG GTGTTTTGCTGCCAGCCTTGTGATGTGATTGGCCATGACTTTGAGCTGCCTGTAGAGATTACAGCCAGTCCTGTTCAGACTCTACCTGGCATTCGCAGCTTGGAGGAAGAGCTGCAGGAGGCTATCCAGAAAGCACAG ATGGATCTTCGACAGTCTATCGATGACATCTTAGATGAGCCTATTACTTGTGAGG GCTCTGTCAGTGTCTCTGATCATAAATCCACTGCCCACTCACCCTCCGATACTTATGCTTCCCCTCAAAGTGAACAATCCCAGGTTTCCCAGCATCACTGCAAGGATGAAAACTTCCTGCACTCACCTCTTTGCTCCTCTCTTTTGCTGGAGCTCCCCCCATCTCCTGCTGTCATAAGCCCAAATCAGGTTGTGCCAGCTCCCCTTCTTTCCCCACCCCCAATCTGCACCTCCCCTCTATCATCTAGTGGGAAGTCACGGAAACGACGGGCACCGACACCATTTGACGCTGCTGATTGGCTCGAGTCACTGACGTCCGGCTTCCGCCCTCTTACGCCGCCAAAAGCTCCCTTTGTTGAATCCGATTTCAGTCTGGATTCAGACCTGAATGTGAATCGAGTGTTAGATCTTTTAATAGAGCAGTGGTGA
- the si:dkeyp-69b9.3 gene encoding myocardin isoform X3: protein MKACQVQDLTERIQRPPAPTALQHEHKLPLESCSASFPADVFEDDISPSSSPTEHHGAHQSPAIPSLSGLPAEQSLSDCPAVGLTLNHSPSHVQSGLTLLSATVGIRKPMSVRLGESNTMATTGRPNGVYLTSQTTPLLPKTARPPSPSNSSSLPPSLNFNHLPRSRKPRDTKPKMRKLKYHQYIPPDQKGGSGTGVGGAKQKGSAPTQPLDPAYSQHLKQQQVFLQLQILQNQQQQQQQQQLQPQQQLTVVPSGDQNDPVKSSGAMPLNLQPVPATTNHTPIDINPASKPELLPANLVDLTVSELRQQLRKRGLPVSGTKPALLQRLRPFQLQHACLSPAPLCQLGTSLEPLLPCPPLLPSPSPGSSSSSGLDSPSSSPNQQLYIQDGGIPNGILSDAPNRVPNGALNTIPNAFTNAASVSLAGEQCCLTSSLLLAPASTASGTPSPSLPMSSSSPLQCGTPWRSEREQHQQQRQELSVELQMRERIRSRPRDRSVHTSNESCEGSLHPFLQQDPGCSRGKSETNAQAEVFCCQPCDVIGHDFELPVEITASPVQTLPGIRSLEEELQEAIQKAQMDLRQSIDDILDEPITCEGSVSVSDHKSTAHSPSDTYASPQSEQSQVSQHHCKDENFLHSPLCSSLLLELPPSPAVISPNQVVPAPLLSPPPICTSPLSSSGKSRKRRAPTPFDAADWLESLTSGFRPLTPPKAPFVESDFSLDSDLNVNRVLDLLIEQW, encoded by the exons ATGAAGGCTTGCCAGGTGCAGGACCTGACCGAGAGGATCCAACGTCCGCCTGCTCCTACAGCGCTGCAGCATGAACACAAGCTGCCTCTGGAGAGCT gttCTGCCTCTTTCCCCGCTGATGTCTTCGAAGATGACATCTCCCCCTCCAGCTCCCCCACTGAGCATCATGGCGCACACCAATCTCCAGCCATTCCCTCTCTGTCAGGACTCCCAGCTGAGCAGTCGCTAAGTGACTGCCCAGCTGTGGGCCTGACCCTTAATCATAGTCCCAGtcatgtgcag TCTGGTTTGACGTTGCTCTCAGCAACTGTGGGCATCAGAAAACCAATGAGTGTGAGACTGGGTGAATCGAACACCATGGCAACAACCGGGAGACCAAACGGGGTGTATCTGACCTCTCAGACCACACCCCTACTGCCGAAG ACAGCTCGGCCTCCCAGCCCCTCCAACTCCTCATCTCTGCCACCCTCCCTAAACTTCAATCACCTTCCCCGCTCGCGGAAACCGCGGGATACCAAACCCAAAATGAGGAAACTCAAGTATCACCAGTACattcctccagaccagaaagGAGGGTCTGGGACTGGAG TAGGAGGAGCCAAACAGAAGGGCTCTGCTCCTACCCAGCCTTTGGACCCAGCCTATTCCCAACACCTGAAACAGCAGCAGGTCTTTCTGCAGCTTCAAATCCTGCAAaaccaacagcagcagcagcagcagcagcaactacAGCCACAACAACAGCTTACTGTCGTACCAAG tgGAGATCAGAATGATCCTGTGAAGTCTTCTGGAGCCATGCCACTGAATCTGCAGCCTGTTCCTGCTACAACAAACCACACGCCAATCGATATTAATCCTGCCTCCAAACCTGAGCTTCTTCCTGCAAATCTCGTTGATTTAACA GTGTCAGAGTTGCGGCAGCAGCTGCGTAAGCGTGGCCTCCCTGTCTCTGGCACCAAGCCTGCGTTGTTGCAGCGTCTTCGTCCCTTCCAGCTTCAACATGCTTGCCTTAGCCCCGCTCCCCTTTGTCAGCTGGGTACCAGCCTGGAGCCCCTTCTTCCCTGTCCTCCACTGCTACCCAGTCCGAGCCCCGGCTCAAGCTCCAGCTCTGGACTAGACTCACCCAGCAGCAGCCCGAACCAACAGCTGTACATCCAAGATGGGGGAATTCCTAATGGGATTCTCAGTGACGCTCCAAACAGAGTTCCAAATGGAGCTCTGAACACCATCCCAAATGCATTTACAAATGCTGCGTCAGTTAGTTTGGCAGGTGAACAGTGTTGTCTCACCAGCAGCCTCCTCTTGGCTCCTGCCAGCACCGCCTCAGGAACTCCAAGTCCCAGTTTACCCATGTCGTCTTCCTCGCCACTGCAGTGTGGGACTCCCTGGAGAAGTGAGCGCGAGCAGCACCAGCAACAGCGGCAAGAGCTGAGTGTGGAGCTGCAGATGAGGGAAAGGATTAGGAGCAGGCCAAGGGACCGCTCCGTGCACACCAGCAACGAG TCCTGCGAGGGATCTCTTCATCCATTCCTGCAACAGGATCCAGGATGCTCCAGAGGGAAGTCAGAAACAAATGCCCAAGCAGAG GTGTTTTGCTGCCAGCCTTGTGATGTGATTGGCCATGACTTTGAGCTGCCTGTAGAGATTACAGCCAGTCCTGTTCAGACTCTACCTGGCATTCGCAGCTTGGAGGAAGAGCTGCAGGAGGCTATCCAGAAAGCACAG ATGGATCTTCGACAGTCTATCGATGACATCTTAGATGAGCCTATTACTTGTGAGG GCTCTGTCAGTGTCTCTGATCATAAATCCACTGCCCACTCACCCTCCGATACTTATGCTTCCCCTCAAAGTGAACAATCCCAGGTTTCCCAGCATCACTGCAAGGATGAAAACTTCCTGCACTCACCTCTTTGCTCCTCTCTTTTGCTGGAGCTCCCCCCATCTCCTGCTGTCATAAGCCCAAATCAGGTTGTGCCAGCTCCCCTTCTTTCCCCACCCCCAATCTGCACCTCCCCTCTATCATCTAGTGGGAAGTCACGGAAACGACGGGCACCGACACCATTTGACGCTGCTGATTGGCTCGAGTCACTGACGTCCGGCTTCCGCCCTCTTACGCCGCCAAAAGCTCCCTTTGTTGAATCCGATTTCAGTCTGGATTCAGACCTGAATGTGAATCGAGTGTTAGATCTTTTAATAGAGCAGTGGTGA